TTGTACGAGATTGAAAGGATTCTGTTCTCCTGCAGATTGAACAAGTCTTCACCATGATGTTTGGAGAGGAGGTGTCAGGCAGACCTTTGGCAAAATGGCCTACTTATTTTAAACCCAGGATCCTGGCAGACTGCAAGTACCTGATTTCTAATGAGCATGTTGAAGAACTCTTGTGTGCACAGCAAAACTCTGATGGGACTGGTAAGCATTGCTCAATATtctctttaatgtttttaattcagATGTAATTAGATCTGATTTGTCTCCTACTTTGCTTCTAGGCTGGGACAGTGACCTGCCAAGTATTTTACTGCTGGTTCACCTGCTTCCACCTACCTCCAAAGGCCACAAGAAGAGTGCCAAAATTAGCTCATATCAAGCTGTCGACCATGTTGTGAGATATCTGCGggtatgtaatttttttaacattattattttgaCACCCTTGTTTCATAAAACAAAAGTTGTTAAGTGGTGCTAAACACTTTTTCTCAagatatttctttgttttgttacaGATTGGAACCAGTGTTGAAACCTTCCTTGCAGGTGTGAAGTCAGGACAGCCCTTCCTCCTGCGTGTTGGTGAGCAGAGGAACAACATCCAAAGGTTCTATGTCATCCTTGATCACAAGCCCATCCCTTGCAAAGCACAAACATCCCTGGCAGCTTTCGAT
The nucleotide sequence above comes from Hemibagrus wyckioides isolate EC202008001 linkage group LG01, SWU_Hwy_1.0, whole genome shotgun sequence. Encoded proteins:
- the LOC131365020 gene encoding uncharacterized protein LOC131365020, whose product is MCFHDTPGLIEQVFTMMFGEEVSGRPLAKWPTYFKPRILADCKYLISNEHVEELLCAQQNSDGTGWDSDLPSILLLVHLLPPTSKGHKKSAKISSYQAVDHVVRYLRIGTSVETFLAGVKSGQPFLLRVGEQRNNIQRFYVILDHKPIPCKAQTSLAAFDELFKAHFIFSVNYHKSLYNFYTFIQTTVFNIDVGSAKENPRVRELRARFLYNP